One window of the Triticum dicoccoides isolate Atlit2015 ecotype Zavitan chromosome 3B, WEW_v2.0, whole genome shotgun sequence genome contains the following:
- the LOC119281569 gene encoding 40S ribosomal protein S25-2-like, with amino-acid sequence MCLAPTASSKPAKSGGGKQKKWSKGKQKEKVNNTVIFDQATYDKLLTKVPKYKQITPSVLSERLRINGSLARRAIKDLMERGLIRMVSI; translated from the exons ATGTGTTTAGCACCCACCGCGTCGTCGAAGCCGGCCAAGTCGGGTGGAGGCAAGCAGAAGAAGTGGAGCAAGGGCAAGCAAAAGGAGAAGGTGAACAACACGGTGATCTTCGACCAGGCCACCTACGACAAGCTGCTCACCAAGGTGCCCAAGTACAAGCAGATCACGCCCTCCGTCCTGTCCGAGCGACTCAGG ATCAACGGGTCGCTGGCTCGCAGGGCCATCAAGGACCTAATGGAGAGGGGACTCATCAGGATGGTGTCAATCTAG